One window of Candidatus Methylomirabilota bacterium genomic DNA carries:
- a CDS encoding CGNR zinc finger domain-containing protein produces the protein MTAASDHPSDFSQQEYITEQIKRILEEAKLQPYTYVLNQLRELVTEWNPRLSPSSVQDALKAKRPRQRRTRRVVGLSLETSFLVELLNIFHADPIARFARALPTEALKLWLRLDPPDRRQHIMQFNDALSLEALRFPTSLVAFSFFAGGVVHLAKNDWAGVDNFCVAWTPGQGGLDSFDEQEQKLVFMTTIALANSKAWLPRLRRCQLPHCQVWFADRSPTWQNNPARFCSDSHRASSAKRSR, from the coding sequence GTGACGGCGGCAAGCGACCACCCCTCAGATTTCTCCCAGCAGGAATACATTACTGAACAAATCAAGAGAATACTGGAGGAGGCGAAGCTCCAGCCTTACACGTACGTCCTCAACCAACTGAGGGAGCTGGTTACCGAGTGGAACCCACGCCTCTCCCCTTCATCTGTCCAGGACGCCTTAAAGGCTAAGCGACCCCGGCAGAGGCGGACGCGCCGAGTGGTAGGGCTGTCGTTAGAGACTTCTTTCCTCGTAGAGCTTTTGAACATCTTCCATGCTGATCCCATCGCTCGGTTTGCCCGTGCTCTCCCCACAGAGGCCCTGAAGTTATGGCTTCGATTGGACCCCCCCGATCGGCGGCAACATATAATGCAATTCAATGACGCCCTCTCTTTGGAGGCCCTCCGCTTTCCCACCTCTTTGGTGGCATTTAGTTTCTTCGCTGGAGGGGTAGTGCACCTTGCTAAGAATGACTGGGCTGGGGTTGACAACTTCTGCGTAGCGTGGACGCCTGGGCAAGGCGGGCTGGATTCCTTCGATGAACAGGAGCAAAAACTTGTGTTTATGACCACCATAGCCCTAGCCAATTCAAAGGCATGGCTGCCTCGCCTTCGGCGGTGCCAGCTCCCACATTGCCAGGTATGGTTCGCGGATCGGTCTCCAACGTGGCAGAACAACCCTGCCCGGTTCTGCTCAGATTCACACCGCGCCAGCTCCGCTAAACGCTCCCGCTAG
- a CDS encoding bifunctional DNA primase/polymerase has protein sequence MTSYFPAPPAPDASNIGWAYYYLNLGWTPLPVKPGTKFPAVKWTEYQTRQPTPREIERWNWSGGIGIVTNGLICVDCDGGGEQLLKGKDFPPSWTVRTGSGGLHRYYKANGQRARNAAAILKEDGKGQVDIRADGGFIIVPPSAHIETGKPYTWILPPWLDTLPLAPAPAWIQDAVTDRDRPQEAKDQPHPTWVTELMQGVPEGQRNDAAARLAGYFCEKKHPEDITLEILRPFSERCRPPMPFHELQGAIASIYRTHHRRGGATGMEQRVASETTTEASDFEPAEVLWSEPDEPIEWDVEGIIVRNTQGWISARPRDGKSMLTTHIGSRLAAGRPVLDRYPILVPRRVLLVQEEDPRRRLKRRLKQLVSQEERDAWRGRFLVLIEAGLKLDDSKWQEWLIARIEKHKAEVLILDVWRWLHNADTNSEKELKPILTFLTDIRRRYGLTILIVTHDSKPKQGPEGSKHSTRITGSWAQWAWAHFGIFLKKTGRTVQVEVEGKDAQDASFAFRFAGGEDGQPLRLVWEPTKLSAGEERRRRLAQHLQEHPGEWVTLETLTSVAGVSEDTTRKDLDALCSESGFESDKMPFGRTRKRVYRYVDTPE, from the coding sequence ATGACGAGCTACTTCCCCGCCCCACCCGCGCCTGATGCCTCAAACATTGGGTGGGCCTACTATTATCTCAATCTCGGATGGACCCCACTTCCAGTCAAGCCTGGAACCAAATTCCCCGCCGTCAAGTGGACCGAGTACCAGACGCGACAGCCAACCCCTAGAGAAATAGAACGCTGGAACTGGTCGGGCGGCATCGGCATCGTGACGAATGGGTTGATATGCGTGGATTGCGACGGCGGTGGAGAACAGCTCCTGAAGGGAAAGGATTTTCCTCCTTCGTGGACTGTCAGGACAGGGTCAGGTGGGCTTCACCGCTATTATAAGGCAAATGGTCAACGTGCTCGCAATGCGGCTGCGATTTTGAAAGAGGACGGCAAAGGGCAAGTGGACATCCGTGCCGATGGCGGCTTCATCATTGTACCACCATCGGCGCACATAGAAACGGGTAAGCCTTACACATGGATTCTCCCGCCGTGGCTGGACACTCTCCCATTGGCCCCCGCGCCCGCATGGATTCAGGACGCCGTCACTGACAGGGACCGGCCCCAAGAGGCAAAAGACCAGCCGCACCCCACTTGGGTGACGGAGCTGATGCAAGGCGTTCCCGAGGGGCAGCGGAACGATGCTGCGGCGAGGCTCGCGGGTTACTTTTGCGAGAAGAAGCACCCAGAGGACATCACCCTAGAAATTCTCCGGCCCTTTTCCGAGCGATGCAGACCGCCAATGCCATTCCACGAACTCCAAGGGGCCATCGCCTCGATCTACCGGACGCATCATCGGAGGGGCGGGGCCACGGGGATGGAGCAAAGAGTTGCAAGCGAGACGACCACCGAAGCCAGTGACTTCGAGCCTGCTGAAGTCCTCTGGAGCGAACCGGACGAACCGATTGAATGGGACGTCGAGGGAATCATCGTCAGGAACACGCAGGGCTGGATATCCGCCCGGCCGAGGGATGGGAAAAGTATGTTGACTACCCATATCGGCTCTAGGCTCGCGGCCGGCCGTCCTGTCCTTGACCGTTACCCCATCCTTGTCCCGCGCCGTGTTCTCCTTGTGCAGGAGGAGGATCCTAGACGCCGCCTGAAGCGCCGTCTCAAGCAGCTCGTCTCTCAGGAGGAGCGAGACGCCTGGCGGGGGCGGTTCCTGGTCCTGATCGAGGCGGGCCTGAAACTGGACGATTCGAAGTGGCAGGAATGGCTCATCGCACGAATCGAGAAGCACAAAGCCGAAGTTCTCATCCTGGACGTGTGGCGCTGGCTCCACAACGCCGACACGAACAGCGAAAAGGAACTCAAACCCATTCTCACGTTCCTCACGGACATCCGCCGACGCTACGGCTTGACCATCCTGATCGTGACCCACGACAGCAAACCAAAGCAAGGACCCGAGGGGAGCAAACACAGCACCCGGATCACCGGCTCCTGGGCGCAATGGGCCTGGGCGCATTTCGGGATTTTCCTCAAAAAGACCGGACGGACCGTGCAGGTTGAGGTCGAGGGGAAGGACGCCCAAGACGCCTCTTTCGCCTTCCGGTTCGCGGGGGGCGAAGATGGACAACCCCTCCGGCTGGTCTGGGAACCGACAAAACTGAGCGCAGGAGAGGAGCGGCGGAGACGGCTCGCTCAACACCTCCAAGAGCATCCCGGGGAGTGGGTGACCCTTGAGACACTGACGAGCGTGGCCGGGGTGTCGGAAGACACCACCAGGAAGGACCTTGACGCTCTCTGTAGTGAGTCAGGATTCGAGAGCGACAAAATGCCGTTCGGACGAACACGAAAAAGGGTTTATCGCTATGTGGACACTCCCGAATAA
- a CDS encoding helix-turn-helix domain-containing protein: MGERINRQTGKGNSGADRGAQQPYATVTSMVTGLPTPPKERAVSRALDGVSPARRLLNVKHAAEYLGGISLWTMRGLGWSGQVPEVRVGRRVLYDRQDLDRFIETSKQQR, encoded by the coding sequence GTGGGTGAGCGGATCAATAGGCAGACGGGCAAGGGCAATAGCGGGGCAGATCGTGGTGCCCAACAACCTTACGCCACAGTGACATCAATGGTGACAGGGCTCCCAACACCGCCAAAGGAAAGGGCCGTTTCTCGGGCTTTGGATGGGGTATCACCGGCCCGCCGCCTTTTGAATGTGAAGCACGCCGCGGAATACCTGGGTGGGATCTCCCTGTGGACCATGCGAGGTCTGGGATGGTCAGGTCAGGTCCCGGAGGTCCGAGTCGGAAGGCGCGTGTTGTACGACAGGCAGGATCTGGACCGCTTCATTGAGACCAGCAAGCAGCAGCGATGA
- a CDS encoding helix-turn-helix domain-containing protein, with the protein MEDRKLLVDAKALAEMLSLPVSWVYAKAEKGEIPSVKAGKYRRFDLVEVLAVLREASK; encoded by the coding sequence ATGGAAGATAGAAAACTGTTGGTGGACGCCAAAGCCCTGGCGGAAATGTTGAGTCTCCCTGTGAGCTGGGTTTATGCGAAGGCAGAGAAAGGGGAAATCCCCTCAGTAAAGGCAGGAAAGTATCGGCGATTTGACCTTGTTGAGGTTCTTGCCGTGCTCCGGGAGGCAAGTAAGTAG
- a CDS encoding site-specific integrase yields MKPWLEYLKGRNRGVYRVTGKKGVTYGIDLTDSRGRRVRRVVGKDLQAALRELQAVKGRKAEGRSTTLYTASSRVTLGQFVRDIYEPEILQAVENKSTHISMVTGLRALLAFFAHIPLNKITAAEVERYVLLRRQNQISIPVVRYLSRILKDGKEFLRPTTHSRQPQISFHTIKREMWILRTVLSHAVKRGYLAREAVPETPKVEGDRREPYVTKEQLQKLLAVADPRLRAFVGLALATGRRRMELLSLKPAMVDWQARVINFPRLKSRRKTIQAPMNRTAQAVLSDLPRPLADDAPYFPIAPRDLQRLWERATRTAGITDLHLHDLRHVVASHLLNKGVPDQMRAEVLGHSPGRHFAMTARYSHATIEYLRRVYEELDDLAPELWGRSKQAREG; encoded by the coding sequence ATGAAGCCGTGGTTGGAGTATCTCAAGGGGCGAAATCGGGGCGTGTACCGGGTCACGGGGAAGAAAGGAGTCACGTACGGGATCGACCTCACGGATTCCAGGGGTCGCCGGGTAAGGCGCGTCGTCGGCAAGGATCTCCAGGCGGCGCTGCGGGAGCTCCAGGCGGTCAAGGGCCGGAAGGCGGAGGGCCGATCGACTACACTGTATACGGCCTCTAGCCGCGTCACCTTGGGCCAATTCGTCCGGGACATCTACGAGCCCGAGATCCTTCAGGCGGTTGAGAACAAGAGTACTCATATCTCCATGGTCACTGGCCTCCGCGCTCTCCTCGCTTTCTTTGCCCACATCCCGTTGAACAAGATCACGGCCGCCGAGGTTGAGCGGTACGTGCTCCTTCGCCGACAGAATCAGATCTCCATCCCGGTCGTGCGCTACCTGTCACGAATCCTCAAAGACGGAAAGGAGTTTTTGCGGCCGACGACACACTCGCGTCAACCTCAAATCAGCTTCCACACCATCAAGCGGGAAATGTGGATTCTTAGGACTGTCCTGTCTCATGCGGTCAAACGGGGATATCTCGCCCGCGAAGCGGTCCCAGAGACCCCCAAGGTGGAGGGAGACCGCCGGGAGCCCTATGTAACCAAAGAGCAGCTTCAGAAGCTCTTGGCCGTAGCAGATCCGAGGCTCAGGGCCTTCGTCGGACTAGCCCTGGCCACCGGGAGGCGCCGCATGGAGCTACTGTCCCTGAAGCCCGCCATGGTGGACTGGCAGGCCCGGGTCATCAACTTCCCCCGGCTCAAGTCTCGCCGTAAGACCATTCAGGCGCCCATGAATCGTACAGCCCAGGCGGTCCTGTCGGATCTCCCTCGACCGCTGGCTGACGATGCGCCCTACTTCCCGATTGCGCCCCGTGATCTGCAGCGCCTCTGGGAGCGGGCGACTCGGACGGCTGGTATCACAGACCTGCACCTTCACGATCTCCGGCACGTGGTGGCCTCGCACCTGCTGAACAAAGGAGTCCCCGACCAAATGAGAGCAGAGGTCCTCGGCCATTCACCCGGCCGGCATTTCGCCATGACGGCGCGATATTCCCATGCGACGATCGAGTACCTGCGGCGGGTGTACGAGGAACTGGATGATCTCGCCCCGGAACTCTGGGGGAGGTCGAAACAAGCGCGGGAGGGCTAA
- a CDS encoding DUF4352 domain-containing protein, which yields MRHEFLDGEAIGLAYDPVMWDGMIEGKDTTSRHVFGPNPKTGKYELAFYVRVKNLSDSRLRVAPTEFSLTTVGGETYSPGTATASTSQPFPMTELQPQGSTEGYIVFELPPDALAKDQPSLLQYDDGAGHRAVRYLSTPDMVRYEGLSPVVSEEVARPRPPPGGERQPKGRWETRWVPGHWYGNVWYPGRYATFWIEGR from the coding sequence GTGAGGCATGAATTTCTTGACGGAGAGGCGATCGGCCTTGCTTATGACCCTGTCATGTGGGATGGCATGATCGAAGGAAAAGACACGACCAGCCGCCATGTCTTCGGACCGAACCCCAAGACGGGGAAATACGAACTGGCCTTTTATGTCCGGGTGAAGAACCTGAGCGATTCGCGCCTCCGCGTCGCTCCCACCGAGTTCAGCCTTACCACAGTAGGCGGCGAGACGTATTCCCCTGGCACGGCGACAGCCTCTACCTCCCAGCCGTTCCCGATGACCGAACTGCAGCCGCAAGGCTCGACAGAAGGATATATCGTGTTCGAACTTCCCCCGGATGCGCTTGCAAAGGATCAACCTTCCTTACTCCAGTACGACGATGGAGCGGGCCATCGGGCCGTCCGCTATCTCTCCACCCCTGATATGGTGCGATATGAAGGGCTCAGCCCTGTGGTCTCTGAGGAGGTTGCGAGGCCTCGCCCGCCGCCAGGAGGGGAGCGCCAACCGAAGGGCCGCTGGGAGACCCGGTGGGTGCCAGGCCACTGGTATGGAAATGTCTGGTATCCCGGCCGCTACGCCACCTTCTGGATCGAAGGCCGCTGA